CCGTACGGCATCAGGCCGGCCATCGAACTGCGGCCGGCCATCCGGTACCGGCCCGAGTTGTAGATCACGACGAAGTCGAGCCCGGCCTCCTCGGCGCACTTCGCGGACAGCCCGGTACCGGCGCCGCCGCCGATGATCGGGCGCCCCTCGGCGACCTTGCGGCGGAATCCGGCCAGCAGTTCGGCGCGGGACAGAGTGTTCATCTCGTCTCCTTCTCCAGCCAGGTGGCCAGCAGGTCCACCGCGGCGGCGGACACCGCGGGATCGTTGAGGTCGGTGTCGAAGTCGTGTACCACGATGTCCGGCCGCAATGCGGCGCGGAGGGCGGTGTAGAGCGCGTGATCGGCGGCCGGGTCGTGGAACGGCGCACCGGGCACCGACAGCTGCGACAGCCCTTGATGGGGGAACAGCACGGCCACCGGCCCGGTCGACGGGTTGATCCTGGACGCGATCCGCCGGCCGAGTTCCGCGCACTCGTCGACGCTCGTGCGCATCAGCGTGACGGCCGGGTTGTGCGGATGCAGGTGCCGATCGCGGAAGCGCGACGGGACGCGCTCGGGCCCGTAGAAGTTGACCATGTCGAGCGCTCCCACACTCACCACCTGCGGTACGCCGGTGCTCGCGGCCGCCGTCAACCGCTGAGCACCGGCCGAGCAGACCCCGCCGACCAGTTCGTCGGCCAGCTCGGTCGTGGTCAGATCCGCGACAGCCTGTACGCCGCCACTGCGGACCAGCGACTCCAGCGTCCGCCCGCCGACTCCCGTGCAGTGGAACGTCACCGCCTCGATGCCACGCTCGTCCAGCCCGGCGACGACCGCGCTCCCGCACACCGTCGTCACCCCGAACATGCTCACGGCAACCAAGGCGCCGTCGTCACCTGACCGGCGGGAAGCCGACGCCATCCCCACGCAGGCCGCGGCCGCGTTGGCGAGAACCGGACGGCTGAGCCGGTTGAGCCCGTTGATGTCGACCACGGGGTACATCAACGTCAGGTCGGCCTCACGCACGTACGCCGTGGTGTCGCCGGCGGCGATCGTGGAGACCAGCACCTTGGGGAGGCCGAGCGGGAGTGCCGCGCTGACCTCCGCCATCACGTACGCCGCGTTCGAGCCGCCGACGGCCAGTACGGCGTCGACCTCACCACGGGCGACCAGTTCGAGCACGATCACCGCAGCACCACGACCCATCACGGTCATCGCAGTGTTCCGGTCACCGGCGCGGCGCAGCCGGTCCAGCTCATCGCCACCGGCGTGTGCGACGGTCTGCCGCGTGATGGTGCGAGAGTTGCCGAGGGCATCCAGTCCCGGTTCACCCAGTACGCCGACGTCGATCAGCACCGAGGTCGCGCCCAGCTCACTGATCCGGTCGCGCAGGAACGCGTACTCGGCGGCCTTCGTGTCGAGCGCGCCGATCAGCGCGATCGCCGGCATCAACTGATCCCGTAGTCCGGCACGAGCACCTCGGCCCCGCCCTGCAGTGCCGACTGGTGGGCGCAGATCCCCGGCGCGGTCCAGGTCGCCGCCGTCCGCGCATCGACCCGCGGCCGGCGCTCCTCGACGATGCTCGACACGAACTCGTGCACGAGGTGCGGGTGCGACCCGCCGTGCCCGCCGGCAGTGAACGGTCGCAACGACACGGGCAGCAGTTCGGGCGCACCGTCAGGCCGTACGTCGCGCTCGTCGACCGCCCGTCCGCGCCGCCCGGGCTCCAGCGGCCGCATGGCGAACTCCTTCATCGGCCCGCCCTCCAGCTGCGGCCACTCCAGCGCGCCTTCGTCGCCGTACACGGAGAAGCCCTCGAGGTAGCTGCGGCCGAGCTGGAAGAACGACATGGTGACGTTGGCCACCAACTCACCAGCCAACTGGAACAGCGCGGCCTCCGTCCCGTAGCCCGGCCCCGCGACGCCGATGCGATCCGGCGTCAGCGGGCTCGACCCGAGACACCGCACCGACTCGACCCGCGACCCGGCCAGTGCCAGCGCGGGCGAGAGCGCGTGCGTGACGTAGTGCATCGGCGGATACCCCAGCCAGTACGGCGGAAAGCCGTCGAGGTTCTGCAGATGCTCACCCCGGAAGTACGCAAGCCGTCCGAGCCGTCCCGAGTCCAGCAGCGACCGCGCGTGGAAGTACTCGCGCGAGTACACCGCGGTCTCCATCATCATGTAGTTGCGCCCGGCACCTTCCTGGGTGGCGATCAGCTGGTCGAGATCGTCCAGGG
The Kribbella italica DNA segment above includes these coding regions:
- a CDS encoding Tm-1-like ATP-binding domain-containing protein encodes the protein MPAIALIGALDTKAAEYAFLRDRISELGATSVLIDVGVLGEPGLDALGNSRTITRQTVAHAGGDELDRLRRAGDRNTAMTVMGRGAAVIVLELVARGEVDAVLAVGGSNAAYVMAEVSAALPLGLPKVLVSTIAAGDTTAYVREADLTLMYPVVDINGLNRLSRPVLANAAAACVGMASASRRSGDDGALVAVSMFGVTTVCGSAVVAGLDERGIEAVTFHCTGVGGRTLESLVRSGGVQAVADLTTTELADELVGGVCSAGAQRLTAAASTGVPQVVSVGALDMVNFYGPERVPSRFRDRHLHPHNPAVTLMRTSVDECAELGRRIASRINPSTGPVAVLFPHQGLSQLSVPGAPFHDPAADHALYTALRAALRPDIVVHDFDTDLNDPAVSAAAVDLLATWLEKETR
- a CDS encoding Gfo/Idh/MocA family protein; the encoded protein is MSIDVIVVGLGFGADFVPIYQAHESVGRVAVVDSDPARTAAVADRLGIADRFDSLEEALAAPGWDAVHLLTPVALHAGQVQQVLKSGRHCASAVPMATTLDDLDQLIATQEGAGRNYMMMETAVYSREYFHARSLLDSGRLGRLAYFRGEHLQNLDGFPPYWLGYPPMHYVTHALSPALALAGSRVESVRCLGSSPLTPDRIGVAGPGYGTEAALFQLAGELVANVTMSFFQLGRSYLEGFSVYGDEGALEWPQLEGGPMKEFAMRPLEPGRRGRAVDERDVRPDGAPELLPVSLRPFTAGGHGGSHPHLVHEFVSSIVEERRPRVDARTAATWTAPGICAHQSALQGGAEVLVPDYGIS